Proteins found in one Mucilaginibacter gracilis genomic segment:
- a CDS encoding M20 family metallo-hydrolase translates to MTNYTSRAEKILLRINQLAAISEDEDGITRTFGTDKFMFGVALVAQWMMEARLPGRVDNIGNVRAFLKSDNPDAKTFVIASHIDTVVNAGKFDGPLGVLVGLDIVEHLIASKTKLPFNIELIAFSDEEGVRYHTTYLGSKVVAGSFDDGLLSKTDKGGITLNSVIELIGGKAQLLPGDAIEPQNWLGYFEIHIEQGPVLYENNIPVAIVTAIAGQKRVEITFTGMAGHAGTVPMDMRADALCAAADFVLALEKFALENKNSLVATVGKLDVVNSASNVIPGKVICSLDLRSADERQLIIAYQTVKDLCQLIADKRKITLNWNLIQETQPVTCDEGLSKLLEKAISASNIETVKLVSGAGHDAVPISQVSPVSMLFVRCYKGISHNPLENAELKDIAAAIEVSDKFLEELIKSK, encoded by the coding sequence ATGACTAATTACACCAGCCGCGCCGAAAAAATACTTTTGCGAATTAACCAGCTTGCCGCTATTAGCGAGGACGAAGATGGCATTACCCGTACTTTTGGTACCGACAAATTTATGTTTGGCGTTGCCTTAGTTGCGCAATGGATGATGGAAGCCAGGTTACCAGGGCGGGTAGATAATATTGGCAACGTTCGGGCTTTCTTAAAAAGTGATAATCCTGATGCTAAAACTTTCGTTATCGCGTCGCATATTGATACGGTGGTTAATGCTGGCAAGTTTGATGGCCCGCTTGGCGTGTTAGTGGGTTTGGATATTGTTGAACATTTAATTGCATCTAAAACTAAACTGCCATTTAATATTGAACTGATAGCTTTTAGCGACGAGGAAGGAGTGCGGTACCATACCACGTACCTGGGCAGCAAGGTTGTAGCCGGCTCGTTTGACGATGGCTTATTATCTAAAACGGATAAAGGCGGTATAACTTTAAATTCGGTAATTGAATTAATTGGCGGCAAGGCCCAATTGCTACCCGGCGATGCTATTGAACCCCAAAATTGGCTGGGCTATTTTGAAATACACATAGAACAGGGCCCTGTTTTGTACGAAAACAACATACCCGTAGCCATAGTTACCGCCATAGCGGGGCAAAAACGTGTTGAAATTACCTTTACCGGGATGGCCGGACATGCAGGTACAGTGCCAATGGATATGCGAGCCGATGCCTTGTGCGCCGCTGCCGATTTTGTGCTGGCTTTAGAAAAATTTGCCTTAGAAAACAAAAACAGCCTGGTTGCTACCGTTGGTAAATTAGATGTGGTGAACTCCGCCAGCAACGTTATTCCTGGCAAGGTAATTTGCAGTTTGGATTTGCGCAGCGCCGACGAACGCCAATTAATTATTGCCTACCAAACTGTTAAAGACCTGTGCCAGTTGATTGCCGATAAACGCAAAATAACATTAAACTGGAATTTGATACAGGAAACCCAACCCGTAACCTGCGATGAAGGATTAAGCAAATTGCTCGAAAAAGCTATTTCGGCATCAAACATTGAAACGGTTAAACTGGTTAGCGGTGCAGGGCACGATGCCGTGCCTATATCGCAGGTTTCGCCGGTAAGCATGTTGTTTGTGCGGTGTTATAAAGGCATCAGCCATAACCCTTTGGAGAATGCCGAGTTGAAAGATATTGCGGCAGCTATTGAGGTGTCGGATAAGTTTTTAGAAGAATTGATAAAAAGTAAATAA
- the allB gene encoding allantoinase AllB: protein MSQFAIKSTNIITPEGVVNGLILIEKGLITDVLPADYNTNLRVIDVGDKIVMAGVIDPHIHINEPGRTDWEGFNTATHAAIAGGLTTLVDMPLNSAPVTTSVEAFEQKLAAAKNQLHTNVGFWGGIVPGNSHQIEPLIKKGVLGFKAFLTHSGIDDFPNATEDDLRKAMPIIAKYNLPLLVHCELTDDFKVTDQDPLSYTDYLASRPKYWEDDAVSLMIRLCEEFNCRVHIVHLSSSNSIGQIAEAKKRGLSLTVETGQHYLYFAAEDIKNGQTQFKCAPPIREKDNNDLLWEALKSGVIDFVATDHSPAPPDLKQMQSGDFIKAWGGISSLQFALPVLWTAAKQRNCTVMDVAKWLSENPAKLIGKAGSKGKLAKGYDADLVIWDAEASFKLTEDMIYHKHKVTPYLGETLFGVVEQTYIAGVKVFDKGNIKLNQGQIVLGND, encoded by the coding sequence ATGAGCCAATTTGCAATTAAATCTACAAATATAATCACACCGGAGGGTGTGGTTAACGGCTTGATACTGATTGAAAAAGGGCTTATAACTGATGTTTTACCGGCTGATTATAATACCAATTTACGGGTAATAGACGTTGGCGATAAAATTGTAATGGCCGGGGTAATTGACCCGCACATCCATATAAACGAACCTGGCCGTACCGATTGGGAAGGTTTTAATACGGCCACCCACGCCGCAATTGCAGGCGGTTTAACAACTTTGGTTGATATGCCCCTTAACTCGGCACCGGTTACCACAAGTGTTGAGGCATTTGAGCAAAAGCTGGCCGCAGCAAAAAATCAATTACATACCAATGTAGGTTTTTGGGGTGGCATTGTGCCGGGTAATTCGCACCAAATAGAACCGCTTATTAAAAAAGGTGTGTTAGGCTTTAAAGCATTTTTAACCCATTCGGGTATTGACGATTTCCCGAACGCAACCGAAGATGATCTGCGCAAAGCAATGCCAATCATCGCAAAATATAACTTACCACTGTTGGTACACTGCGAATTGACGGATGATTTTAAAGTAACCGATCAAGACCCGCTATCTTACACGGATTACCTCGCATCGCGGCCAAAATATTGGGAAGATGATGCCGTGAGTTTGATGATACGCCTATGCGAAGAATTTAATTGCCGGGTACATATCGTTCATTTATCGTCGTCAAATTCCATCGGCCAAATAGCCGAAGCAAAAAAAAGGGGTTTATCCTTAACTGTAGAAACCGGGCAGCATTATTTATATTTTGCGGCTGAAGATATTAAGAACGGGCAAACACAATTTAAATGCGCCCCGCCGATACGTGAAAAAGATAACAACGATTTACTGTGGGAAGCCCTAAAAAGCGGTGTTATTGACTTTGTGGCTACCGACCACTCCCCCGCCCCGCCCGATTTGAAACAGATGCAAAGCGGCGATTTTATTAAAGCCTGGGGTGGTATATCGTCGTTACAGTTTGCGTTGCCTGTTTTATGGACAGCGGCTAAACAACGCAATTGCACCGTTATGGATGTAGCAAAATGGCTATCAGAAAACCCGGCGAAACTAATTGGTAAAGCCGGTAGCAAAGGCAAATTAGCTAAGGGATATGATGCCGACCTTGTTATTTGGGATGCAGAAGCTTCGTTTAAGTTAACAGAGGATATGATTTATCATAAGCATAAGGTTACGCCATATTTGGGCGAAACCTTATTTGGCGTGGTTGAACAAACGTATATTGCGGGCGTTAAGGTTTTTGATAAAGGAAACATTAAATTAAACCAAGGACAGATAGTTTTAGGAAATGACTAA
- the pucL gene encoding factor-independent urate hydroxylase, with the protein MNIKLGKNAYGKNAVNLSKIIRHADYHEFRQISVSVALEGDFETAHTLGDNSKILATDTQKNTVYVLAKEHFTDGIEDFALYLSAYFLNNNPQVTRTNIEIIEHPYQRMAFNGDTHPHAYIGGGSEKHTTSIVQDADGLVITAGIKDLLILKTTDSGFEGYIKEQYTSLKETADRILATQCQATWTYNSTSLNFTQLFGQIRTTLLKTFAFHKSLSVQQTLYAMGEAVLQTYPEVTEISLVMPNKHHIPFNLDQFGMDNKNEIFIATDEPFGYITGTVVRG; encoded by the coding sequence ATGAATATCAAATTAGGTAAAAACGCTTACGGAAAAAATGCAGTTAACTTGTCGAAAATTATTCGCCATGCCGATTATCATGAGTTTAGGCAAATTTCGGTAAGTGTGGCCCTCGAAGGTGATTTTGAAACCGCACACACACTTGGCGACAACTCTAAAATTTTAGCTACCGATACGCAAAAAAACACGGTATACGTATTGGCTAAGGAACATTTTACAGATGGTATTGAAGATTTTGCCTTATACCTTTCCGCTTATTTTTTAAATAATAACCCGCAGGTAACGCGTACCAATATCGAAATTATTGAACACCCGTATCAGCGCATGGCCTTTAACGGCGATACCCACCCGCATGCGTATATTGGCGGCGGCAGCGAAAAGCATACCACAAGCATTGTGCAGGACGCCGATGGCCTTGTTATTACTGCCGGTATTAAAGATTTGTTGATATTAAAAACTACCGATTCGGGTTTTGAAGGTTATATTAAAGAGCAATACACCAGTTTAAAAGAAACTGCCGACCGTATACTGGCCACGCAATGCCAGGCCACCTGGACCTACAACAGTACATCGCTTAATTTTACGCAATTATTTGGCCAAATACGCACAACGCTGTTAAAAACCTTTGCCTTCCACAAAAGCCTTTCGGTGCAGCAAACATTATATGCTATGGGCGAAGCTGTTTTGCAAACCTACCCCGAGGTAACCGAGATTAGTTTAGTTATGCCTAACAAACACCATATTCCGTTTAATCTCGATCAGTTTGGTATGGATAATAAAAACGAGATATTTATAGCAACCGACGAACCATTTGGTTACATAACAGGCACGGTGGTAAGGGGGTAA
- a CDS encoding RluA family pseudouridine synthase, with product MKIPKFQDLILFENPDIIVVNKPPFISSLDEREGGEINMLRLAKNYSPDAQVCHRLDKETSGALIIAKNPEAYRLVSIQFEKRRVKKIYHAIIEGTHVFEDLQIDLPILNAGKGNVTISRQEGKRAETHFQSLKYFKHYTLVQCRPVTGRMHQIRIHLATQRASIAGDEMYKGKPVFLSAIKRGYRLGKEQEELPIMKRFALHAYEVTFKINEVDEVTIHAPYPKDFETLLKLLEKFDS from the coding sequence ATGAAGATACCCAAGTTCCAGGACCTGATCTTATTTGAAAATCCTGATATTATTGTTGTAAATAAACCGCCATTCATCAGTTCGTTAGATGAGCGCGAGGGAGGCGAGATTAATATGCTGCGCCTTGCCAAAAATTATTCGCCGGATGCGCAAGTATGCCATCGTTTAGATAAAGAAACCTCGGGAGCGTTAATTATAGCCAAAAACCCCGAGGCTTACCGCCTGGTTTCTATCCAGTTTGAAAAACGCCGCGTAAAAAAAATATACCATGCCATTATTGAGGGCACCCATGTATTTGAGGACCTGCAAATTGACTTGCCGATATTAAACGCCGGTAAAGGCAATGTAACCATCAGCCGCCAGGAAGGTAAACGCGCCGAAACCCATTTTCAGTCGTTAAAGTATTTTAAGCACTATACGTTGGTACAATGCAGGCCTGTTACCGGGCGCATGCACCAGATCCGGATTCACCTGGCCACGCAACGGGCATCCATTGCCGGCGACGAAATGTATAAAGGTAAACCTGTGTTTTTATCGGCCATAAAACGCGGCTACCGTTTAGGTAAAGAGCAGGAAGAGTTACCCATTATGAAACGTTTTGCCTTACATGCCTACGAGGTAACCTTTAAAATTAATGAGGTTGACGAAGTAACCATACACGCACCTTATCCAAAAGATTTTGAAACACTGCTAAAACTGTTGGAGAAATTTGATAGTTAA
- a CDS encoding aspartate kinase produces the protein MKVLKFGGTSVGSPERMKKLLDIINPAERQIVVLSAVSGTTNSLVEIGQAYLAGDKLKAMQLIAPLKVKYQKFISELFSTPEFLESGKEVIDYHFGLLTNLATDNFTTIEDKIVLAQGELLSTTLYYVYLQEIGVPAVLLPALDFMKIDEDGEPVIDYMTDHITPLLNQHPDNKLFITQGYICRNSFGEIDNLRRGGSDYTASLIGAAIRSEEVQIWTDIDGMHNNDPRIVKGTKPIAQLSFDEAAELAYFGAKILHPQSVFPAQKYKIPVRLLNTMEPNAPGTLISNSSDKGEIKSIAAKDNITAIKIHSSRMLLAYGFLRRVFEVFERYKTPIDMITTSEVAVSVTIDDTTYLGDITRELNIFGTVEVDVNQTIVCVVGDFGAETHGYAARVLESVKHIPLRMISYGGSSYNISILVKTADKVETLRSLHSRLF, from the coding sequence ATGAAAGTTCTAAAATTTGGCGGAACATCTGTTGGCAGCCCCGAACGGATGAAAAAACTGCTGGATATTATCAATCCGGCAGAAAGGCAAATCGTGGTTTTATCTGCCGTTTCGGGCACAACTAACAGCTTGGTCGAAATTGGGCAGGCGTACCTTGCCGGCGATAAGTTGAAGGCCATGCAATTAATTGCACCGCTAAAGGTTAAGTACCAAAAATTTATTTCCGAATTGTTTAGCACCCCGGAGTTTTTAGAATCGGGCAAGGAAGTAATTGACTATCATTTTGGTTTATTAACCAACCTGGCTACCGATAACTTTACCACCATTGAAGATAAAATTGTATTGGCCCAGGGCGAACTGTTAAGCACAACCCTATACTATGTTTATTTACAGGAAATAGGTGTACCGGCAGTTTTATTACCGGCACTGGATTTTATGAAAATTGATGAGGATGGCGAACCTGTAATTGATTACATGACCGACCATATTACACCCTTGTTAAATCAACATCCCGATAATAAGTTGTTTATTACCCAGGGTTATATATGCCGAAACTCGTTTGGGGAGATTGATAACCTGCGCCGTGGCGGCAGCGATTACACGGCATCGTTAATAGGAGCAGCCATACGCAGCGAAGAGGTGCAAATTTGGACGGATATTGACGGTATGCACAATAACGACCCGCGTATAGTTAAAGGCACCAAACCAATTGCACAGCTATCGTTTGACGAAGCTGCCGAGTTAGCCTACTTTGGCGCAAAAATTTTGCATCCGCAGAGTGTATTTCCGGCACAAAAATATAAAATACCCGTTAGGCTGCTCAACACCATGGAGCCCAACGCACCGGGAACACTCATCAGTAACAGCAGCGATAAAGGCGAAATTAAATCAATAGCCGCAAAGGATAATATTACGGCTATCAAAATTCACTCCAGCCGCATGTTACTGGCCTATGGCTTTTTGCGCCGCGTTTTTGAAGTTTTTGAACGTTACAAAACGCCTATAGATATGATAACCACATCGGAGGTTGCGGTATCTGTCACAATAGATGATACTACCTATCTTGGCGACATTACCCGCGAGTTAAATATTTTTGGCACCGTTGAGGTTGATGTTAACCAAACCATAGTTTGCGTAGTTGGCGATTTTGGTGCCGAAACGCACGGCTATGCAGCCCGCGTACTCGAATCGGTTAAACACATACCTTTGCGCATGATATCGTATGGTGGCAGCAGCTACAATATCTCTATCCTCGTTAAAACAGCCGATAAAGTTGAAACTCTAAGGAGTTTACACAGCAGGTTGTTTTGA
- the lysA gene encoding diaminopimelate decarboxylase, which produces MFNTNILTRFNNLETPFYYYDLDLLAQTLQACAYASAQYNFHVHYAMKANFNPKVIDKIQSYGFGADCVSGGEVKAAIEHGFDKGKVVFAGVGKSDKEINEALDREIFCFNVESVQELQIINDLAKAKNKTASVAIRINPNVDAHTHHFITTGLEENKFGVNTWELPAVAEALGQLPNLQFLGIHFHIGSQITDLSVYKNLCVRVNELQQWFEERNLPIKVLNLGGGLGVDYYEPDENPICDFASYFKVFNDFLNVKPGQEVHFELGRALVAQSASLVSRVLYVKNGIKKNFLILDAGMTELIRPMLYQAYHVIENLSGKERVKNQESGIKNDESGKEVLSPESGILSLIKYDVVGPICESTDCFRKDVELPESYRGDIIVVRTAGAYGEVMASGYNLRDRVQSVYSE; this is translated from the coding sequence ATGTTCAACACCAATATCCTTACCCGTTTTAACAATTTAGAAACACCGTTTTATTATTACGATTTAGATTTGCTTGCTCAAACTTTGCAGGCTTGCGCCTATGCATCGGCGCAATATAACTTCCATGTGCATTACGCCATGAAAGCTAATTTTAATCCGAAAGTAATTGATAAAATACAATCGTACGGTTTTGGTGCCGATTGTGTGAGCGGTGGCGAGGTAAAGGCAGCTATTGAACATGGTTTTGATAAAGGCAAAGTGGTTTTTGCTGGTGTAGGTAAATCCGACAAGGAAATTAACGAGGCATTAGACAGGGAAATATTCTGTTTCAATGTAGAATCGGTGCAGGAGTTGCAAATCATTAACGATCTGGCTAAAGCCAAAAATAAAACAGCAAGTGTTGCCATACGCATTAACCCTAATGTTGATGCCCATACGCACCACTTTATAACAACCGGACTGGAAGAAAATAAATTTGGTGTAAACACCTGGGAACTGCCTGCCGTTGCCGAAGCTTTGGGCCAATTGCCTAATCTGCAATTTTTAGGCATTCATTTCCATATCGGTTCGCAAATTACAGATTTGAGTGTTTATAAAAACCTTTGCGTGCGCGTAAACGAATTGCAGCAATGGTTTGAAGAACGTAATTTGCCCATTAAAGTATTAAACCTTGGCGGTGGCTTAGGTGTTGATTATTATGAGCCCGACGAAAATCCTATCTGCGATTTTGCGAGCTATTTTAAAGTATTTAACGATTTTTTAAACGTGAAACCGGGCCAGGAGGTACACTTTGAACTGGGCCGTGCGCTGGTTGCGCAATCGGCATCGTTAGTGAGCCGCGTACTTTATGTAAAAAACGGCATTAAAAAGAATTTCCTGATACTGGATGCCGGGATGACTGAACTGATACGCCCAATGCTTTATCAGGCTTACCATGTGATAGAGAATTTGAGCGGGAAGGAGAGAGTCAAGAATCAAGAATCAGGAATCAAGAATGACGAGTCGGGAAAAGAAGTCTTGAGTCCTGAGTCTGGCATCTTGAGTCTTATCAAATACGACGTAGTAGGCCCTATCTGCGAAAGCACAGATTGTTTCAGAAAAGATGTTGAACTGCCCGAGTCATATCGCGGCGATATCATTGTTGTACGCACCGCAGGCGCCTACGGCGAGGTAATGGCATCAGGCTATAACCTGCGCGATAGAGTACAAAGCGTATACTCCGAATAA
- a CDS encoding GH1 family beta-glucosidase: MKADLYNQPVNRAFFGDNFNWGVSTAAPQIEGALAIDGRGTSIWDVFTKKKGKVLNGDTPDIACEFYERYREDIALIKELNIPNFRFSIAWPRILPNGTGEVNPAGIAYYNRIIDFCLELGIEPWVTIYHWDLPHELELKGGWTNREIVNWFSNYVKICANAFGDRVKHWMVMNEPAVFTGAGYFLGIHAPGRTGIKNFLPAVHHAVLCMAAGGKLLRQLLPGAQIGTTFSCSHIEPYSNKPKDVAAAARADVFFNRIFIEAVSSMGYPEDIKVLSRIKQYMLPGDEHLMNFEFDFIGLQNYTREIVKASLFVPYIGARLVKAQHRNVQLTDMKWEVYPPAIYEVIKKFDAYPFVKKIIITENGSAFPDEVKDGRVDDPLRLKYLQNHINQVLRAKNDGCKVAGYFIWTLTDNFEWAEGYHPRFGIIHIDFKTQKRTIKNSGLWYGKFLAP, translated from the coding sequence ATGAAAGCCGACTTATACAACCAGCCTGTTAACCGGGCCTTTTTTGGGGATAATTTTAATTGGGGCGTATCTACCGCTGCCCCGCAAATAGAGGGTGCATTGGCTATTGATGGTCGTGGTACTTCTATATGGGATGTATTTACCAAAAAGAAGGGCAAAGTTTTAAACGGCGATACTCCCGATATTGCCTGCGAGTTTTACGAGCGTTACCGCGAAGATATTGCGCTTATTAAAGAGCTTAACATCCCTAATTTTAGGTTTTCTATAGCCTGGCCACGTATTTTACCTAACGGAACGGGCGAGGTTAACCCCGCCGGAATAGCTTATTACAACCGCATTATTGATTTTTGCCTCGAATTAGGTATTGAGCCCTGGGTAACCATTTACCATTGGGATTTGCCTCATGAGCTTGAACTGAAAGGCGGCTGGACAAACCGCGAAATTGTAAACTGGTTTAGTAACTACGTAAAAATTTGCGCCAACGCCTTTGGCGACCGCGTAAAACACTGGATGGTAATGAACGAACCGGCTGTATTTACCGGTGCCGGTTATTTTTTAGGCATACATGCCCCTGGCCGCACAGGTATTAAAAACTTTTTACCTGCCGTACACCACGCCGTTTTATGCATGGCAGCAGGAGGTAAGCTATTGCGCCAACTATTGCCCGGCGCACAGATAGGCACAACTTTTTCGTGCTCGCACATCGAACCTTATTCTAATAAACCTAAGGATGTTGCTGCAGCGGCGCGCGCTGATGTATTTTTTAACCGCATATTTATTGAAGCTGTATCGAGCATGGGTTACCCCGAAGATATTAAAGTACTTAGCCGTATAAAGCAATACATGCTGCCCGGCGATGAGCATTTAATGAATTTTGAGTTTGATTTTATCGGCCTCCAAAACTACACCCGCGAAATTGTAAAAGCCTCGCTATTTGTACCCTATATAGGTGCGCGCCTGGTTAAAGCCCAGCACAGAAATGTGCAGTTAACCGATATGAAATGGGAAGTTTACCCCCCGGCCATTTACGAGGTTATCAAAAAATTTGATGCTTACCCCTTTGTGAAAAAAATCATCATTACCGAGAATGGTTCCGCTTTCCCGGATGAGGTAAAGGATGGTAGGGTAGATGACCCTCTGAGGTTAAAATATCTGCAAAACCACATCAACCAGGTGCTCCGGGCCAAAAACGACGGCTGCAAAGTAGCAGGTTATTTTATCTGGACCTTAACCGATAACTTTGAATGGGCCGAAGGTTATCACCCGCGCTTCGGCATCATCCACATCGATTTTAAAACCCAAAAACGCACCATCAAAAATTCGGGACTGTGGTACGGGAAGTTTTTAGCACCCTGA
- a CDS encoding MGH1-like glycoside hydrolase domain-containing protein, translating into MTTEQTRLADHYAQKINWLKWGPYLSERQWGTVREDYSENGDAWNYISHDMARSKAYRWGEEGLAGISDDQQLLCMGLALWNEKDPILKERLFGLTNQQGNHGEDVKELYYYIDNTPSHSYMKMLYKYTQQPYPYSQLIDENQRRSKLDPEFELIDTGLFDDNGYFDVFIEYAKNNEDDLFIQYTICNRGVKDAPIHVIPQLWYRKTWGLGDDTAKPLMLYHGNNCMMMRSAVLGDYYFYADGEAEFLFTDNETNNERLYNSANNSAFVKDGINNRVVNGDTNAVNPQHEGTKAAIWYQKNVPAQSSITFKLRLSKNQQNNAFADFDATLLARKAEADEFYNDKQAAINNDDEKLVQRQAWAGMLWSKQFFLYDVNRWIEGDPGQPVPPKNRRHGRNHRWKHLIAGDIISMPDKWEYPWFAAWDLAFHCMSLAPIDPGFAKQQLALLVSAKYIHPSGQLPAYEWDFGDVNPPVHAMATWRVFEEDQKAKGKADIQFLEDVFHKMLLNFTWWVNQKDSEGNNIFEGGFLGLDNIGVFNRSAPVPGGGCLEQADGTSWMAMYALNMLHISAELAMFNPVYENMAIKFMEHFLYIAGSIANMGEDSWGLWDDQDGFYYDLLRKPEGGYDRLRLRTLVGLIPMFAVIVFDDSRWKNLPKLRNNLDRFMQQRPDLVQLVSYWRDTNGNEQHLLSLLRGHRMKLLLRRMLDSNEFLSEYGIRSISKVYEQQPFDYWLNGTDFPVRYNPAESDTGMFGGNSNWRGPIWMPINYLLIQSLYMFYNYYGNDFKVEYPTGSNQYFSLAEIAGFLSKRIKSIFLKNESGERPVFGGHPKLNHDPHFKDYILFHEYFNGDNGKGLGASHQTGWTGLVALL; encoded by the coding sequence ATGACAACCGAACAAACCCGCCTTGCCGACCATTATGCTCAAAAAATAAACTGGCTTAAATGGGGGCCGTATTTATCGGAACGGCAATGGGGCACCGTGCGCGAAGATTATAGCGAAAACGGCGATGCCTGGAATTATATAAGCCATGATATGGCACGCAGCAAGGCGTACCGCTGGGGCGAAGAAGGACTTGCCGGAATTAGCGACGACCAGCAACTACTTTGCATGGGGTTAGCCCTATGGAACGAAAAAGACCCTATACTGAAGGAACGCCTTTTTGGCCTAACCAACCAACAGGGTAATCATGGCGAAGACGTGAAGGAGCTTTATTATTACATTGATAACACGCCCTCGCACAGCTACATGAAAATGCTGTACAAATACACACAACAGCCTTACCCGTACAGCCAATTAATTGATGAAAACCAGCGCCGTAGTAAACTCGACCCGGAATTTGAGTTGATTGATACCGGTTTGTTTGATGATAACGGTTATTTTGATGTGTTTATTGAATACGCCAAAAATAACGAAGACGATTTATTTATACAATATACCATTTGCAACCGGGGCGTAAAAGATGCCCCTATACATGTAATACCGCAATTATGGTACCGCAAAACATGGGGACTGGGCGATGATACTGCCAAGCCTTTGATGCTTTACCATGGCAATAATTGTATGATGATGCGAAGTGCCGTGCTTGGCGACTATTATTTTTACGCCGATGGAGAGGCGGAATTTTTATTTACCGATAACGAAACTAATAACGAACGGCTCTATAATTCGGCAAATAATTCGGCTTTTGTTAAAGACGGGATAAATAACCGGGTTGTAAACGGCGATACTAATGCCGTAAACCCGCAGCACGAAGGCACCAAAGCAGCTATTTGGTATCAAAAAAACGTACCTGCGCAAAGCAGCATAACTTTTAAATTACGCCTCAGTAAAAACCAGCAAAATAATGCCTTTGCCGATTTTGATGCTACACTATTGGCACGAAAAGCCGAAGCTGATGAGTTTTATAACGATAAGCAGGCGGCTATAAATAACGATGACGAAAAACTGGTTCAGCGCCAGGCCTGGGCCGGTATGCTATGGAGCAAACAGTTTTTTTTATACGATGTGAACCGCTGGATTGAAGGCGACCCCGGCCAGCCGGTGCCACCCAAAAACCGCAGGCATGGACGAAACCACCGATGGAAACACCTGATAGCCGGGGATATTATATCAATGCCGGATAAATGGGAATATCCGTGGTTTGCGGCCTGGGATCTGGCTTTCCACTGCATGTCGCTCGCGCCTATTGATCCTGGTTTTGCAAAGCAGCAGTTGGCTTTGCTGGTAAGTGCCAAATACATTCACCCAAGCGGACAATTGCCTGCTTATGAATGGGATTTTGGCGACGTTAACCCGCCTGTACACGCCATGGCAACCTGGCGCGTATTTGAGGAAGACCAAAAGGCAAAAGGCAAGGCTGATATTCAATTTTTGGAGGATGTTTTCCATAAAATGCTACTCAACTTTACCTGGTGGGTAAACCAAAAAGATAGCGAAGGCAATAATATTTTTGAGGGAGGCTTTTTGGGCCTGGATAATATAGGGGTATTTAACCGCAGTGCCCCAGTACCCGGAGGCGGCTGCCTGGAACAGGCCGACGGAACGAGCTGGATGGCCATGTATGCCCTTAATATGCTGCACATTAGTGCAGAGCTTGCCATGTTTAACCCCGTTTACGAAAACATGGCCATTAAATTTATGGAGCACTTTTTATACATAGCCGGCTCCATTGCCAATATGGGTGAAGACTCGTGGGGTTTGTGGGACGACCAGGACGGTTTTTATTACGACCTGCTACGCAAACCCGAAGGCGGGTATGACCGGCTGCGTTTACGAACCCTGGTTGGCCTGATACCCATGTTTGCCGTAATTGTGTTTGACGATAGCCGCTGGAAAAACCTGCCCAAATTACGCAACAACCTTGATAGGTTTATGCAACAACGGCCAGACCTTGTACAGTTGGTAAGTTATTGGAGAGATACCAATGGCAACGAGCAGCATTTACTATCGCTGCTGCGCGGCCACCGTATGAAACTTTTACTGCGCCGTATGCTTGATAGCAATGAGTTTTTATCGGAGTATGGAATACGTTCAATATCAAAAGTTTATGAGCAGCAGCCGTTTGATTATTGGCTTAACGGCACCGATTTTCCGGTAAGGTATAACCCCGCCGAAAGCGACACGGGCATGTTTGGCGGTAACAGCAATTGGCGCGGGCCTATTTGGATGCCTATTAATTACCTGCTCATCCAATCGTTATACATGTTTTATAACTATTATGGTAACGATTTTAAGGTTGAATACCCTACCGGATCAAATCAATACTTTTCGCTGGCCGAAATTGCGGGCTTTTTGAGCAAGCGTATAAAATCAATTTTTTTAAAGAACGAAAGCGGCGAGCGGCCTGTATTTGGCGGCCATCCAAAGCTAAACCACGACCCTCATTTTAAGGATTATATTTTATTTCACGAGTATTTTAATGGCGATAACGGCAAAGGCTTAGGCGCAAGCCACCAAACCGGTTGGACAGGTTTGGTGGCTTTGCTGTAG